The genomic segment GCAGGCAAAGATGACTCCATCGGTGAACCTGGGCTTGAATGGCGCCAACGACGTGACTTACACCATTACGACGCAGGGGGCGACGTATCCTAACGAAGCGATAGAGGCTTCGGTCATCGTCGACATCGTAACTGGATTTGAAACTGACCTCGATGATTTTATCGTGCTTGAGCCGAGCGCTCCGGTCGGCGAAAGTGTCTACATGCAGGCGGTGCCTTCTCCGGAGGCCGGCGAAGGGTTTACGGTCGAACTGCGCTTGGAGCATGCCGACGGAGCCTTCCGTCATTACAGCTATTCGACGACGGATAAGAACGAAGTCATTCGGATGTGCCTCGATTATTGGGGCATGCAGAAGCTGCCCGATTTGAAGGTATGGGAGGACATAACCGATCAATTTTGAACAGCACCAACCGTACCGCGGTCAAGTACGAATTCGTAGTTGAAGGAACGGCACGGTTGGCTTGTTCGACGAAATTCGGTCTTTAAGTCTTAACGCCGGCGAGCAGCGAGACGCTTCGGTTTTTGGGCCCATGTACGCACAGACATCAGCAGGAGAAGCGACGCCGCCAGGGCGGATGCCTGGAAGACGGCGGAACCGAGCAAAGTATGCGAGACCGCATGCGCGAATGGCTGCCCGGAGACTTGCCCGGCTTGAATCGATGCGTTAAAAACGGTGACGAGAATCGCGAGGCCCAGCGAGGCGCCGCTCTGATGCGCTACGTTGATCAGACCCGAAGCCGCGCCGGAATCGCGAGCGTCGACGTTCGAAAGCCCAAGCGCGGTGAGCGGCTGGAACATCAAGCCGGAACCGATGCCCATAATCGCCATCAGGAAAAACATTTGCGGGAAATACGCCGTTTGCGCGGCGATCGTCCGGCTCATCAACAGCGTCCCGATGACCGCCAGCAGCAGGCCGACGATCAACAATTTGCGGTTGCCGTAACGGCGAACGAGGCTTTGCATCACGAACATCATGCCGAATTGCGCCGCGGTAAACGGAAGAAAGGCTAAACCCGCTTCAAGAGAACCGAAGCCAAGCGCATTTTGCAAATACTGCGGGATAAAGAAAAAGAGCGAAAAGTTGCCACCAACCAGCAGAAACCGACCCAGATAAGCCCCGGAGCGCTGACGGCTCGCGAACAACCGCAGCGGCACGATCGGCTCGACCGCACGCTTTTCGACAAGCACGAAGACGGTCAGCGACACGATCCCGATGCCGAGCCAGATCCATGTCTCCGTCGACCCCCAGCCTTGACCCGCGGCCTGGACAAAGCCGTAAACTAGCCCGGTCATGCCGACGACGGACGTCAGCGCGCCCCAAAGATCAAACCGGCCGGTCCTCGTCTCCGATTCCGACACGTAACGCCACACCAGGTACATTAAAACGATGCCGATGGGAACATTGATAAACATCCCGACGCGCCACGATATAAAATCGGTAAAAAATCCGCCGAGCAAGAGACCGACGCCGCCGCCCGCGCCGGCTACCGCGCTGTACATCGCGATCGCCCTCGACCGCTCCTTTTCCTCCGTAAACGTGGCCGACAGCAGGGCCAGCGCAGCTGGCGTGGCCAGCGCGGCCGCAAAGCCTTGAAACGCCCTGGAAACAAGCAACACTTCGGCAGTCGGCGCCAGACCGGCGAGCAGGGACGTCAGCGTAAATAGCCCGATCCCCGCGCCGAGCATCCTTCTGCGGCCCAGCAGGTCTCCGGCCCGGGCGCCGAGCAGCAGAAAACCGCCGAAGGCTAAAATGTAGCTGTTCTGAACCCACGTCAAACTGACGGTCGACATATGAAGTGAGCGGCCGATCTCCGGAATAGACGTCACCATGACGGAGGCGTCCAGCACGACAAGCAGCTGGCACGCGATAATGATCGTTAAAATGATGCCTTTCGATTGCAGCATGCAGGCAAGTTCCTTTCCCCGATAGAATGTGTGTCTCTGATCCGTATTATGAATCGAATCGGCGGCGGGAAGTAGACCTTTCCTGCTTGAAAATTGCCTAAAGCTGCAATATGATACTTGAAAGAGTGAAGGAGGTCGAGCGATATGCCGGAGTCGGGATCGGATGCGGGCGGGACGCACGATAAGCCGTTATCCATTCATAAGAAGGCGTTGGACCAGCTACTGGCCTTAACCAATCGGTTTTCGTTGGCAGAAGGACGTACGTCGACCGTCGTACCGTACTTCTCTATCGTGAAGCGCAGCCGGGAAACGGAGTGCATCCCGGGCGTTTTGACGCCTTCTTTTTGTCTGATCCTTCAAGGCGGGAAGAAGCTGTATCTGGGACAGGAAGTGTACCGTTATGGAGCGGGCGATTATCTGGCGTCGCTGATCGACATCCCTGCCTCCGCGCAAGTCGTGGGGGCGACGGAGCGCTCGCCGTATATCGGGCTGCGCATCGACTTTACGACGCAGGAGATCGCTTCCGTGGTGATGGAGGCGGGGATCGACGCGGAATCCTGGGAGAAAGGCTTGAGCAAGGGCGCTTTTGTCGGGAAGTCGGATGCGGAGCTGCTGGACATCTTTTCGCGGCTGCT from the Cohnella hashimotonis genome contains:
- a CDS encoding MFS transporter: MLQSKGIILTIIIACQLLVVLDASVMVTSIPEIGRSLHMSTVSLTWVQNSYILAFGGFLLLGARAGDLLGRRRMLGAGIGLFTLTSLLAGLAPTAEVLLVSRAFQGFAAALATPAALALLSATFTEEKERSRAIAMYSAVAGAGGGVGLLLGGFFTDFISWRVGMFINVPIGIVLMYLVWRYVSESETRTGRFDLWGALTSVVGMTGLVYGFVQAAGQGWGSTETWIWLGIGIVSLTVFVLVEKRAVEPIVPLRLFASRQRSGAYLGRFLLVGGNFSLFFFIPQYLQNALGFGSLEAGLAFLPFTAAQFGMMFVMQSLVRRYGNRKLLIVGLLLAVIGTLLMSRTIAAQTAYFPQMFFLMAIMGIGSGLMFQPLTALGLSNVDARDSGAASGLINVAHQSGASLGLAILVTVFNASIQAGQVSGQPFAHAVSHTLLGSAVFQASALAASLLLLMSVRTWAQKPKRLAARRR
- a CDS encoding AraC family transcriptional regulator, whose amino-acid sequence is MPESGSDAGGTHDKPLSIHKKALDQLLALTNRFSLAEGRTSTVVPYFSIVKRSRETECIPGVLTPSFCLILQGGKKLYLGQEVYRYGAGDYLASLIDIPASAQVVGATERSPYIGLRIDFTTQEIASVVMEAGIDAESWEKGLSKGAFVGKSDAELLDIFSRLLKLLDKPNDARFLSELLKREMIFHLLSGDNGHMFFQKVLFDQRADGVGKAIQWIKENYARSFTVEELAKSCNMSVSGLHHKFKAITTIGPLQYQKQLRLQEARRLMLSGPVGATTAALAVGYESPSQFNREYRRLFGLPPLQDIKAMRKSAVPWTGAAAVD